A genomic window from Punica granatum isolate Tunisia-2019 chromosome 2, ASM765513v2, whole genome shotgun sequence includes:
- the LOC116197269 gene encoding CBS domain-containing protein CBSX1, chloroplastic-like isoform X3: MTKKEDLIVVKTTTGVDEALETIVEKRISGFPVIDDDWHLVGVVSDYDLLALDSISGGGQNDIDIFPDVDSSWKAFNRIQRLLNKTHGKVIGDLMTPAPLVVRETTNLEDAARLLLETKYRRLPVVDSNGKLIGLITRGNVVSAALQIKRAIEREQSS, from the exons ATGACTAAAAAGGAGGATTTAATTGTCGTGAAGACGACGACTGGTGTTGACGAAG CTTTGGAGACCATTGTGGAGAAGAGAATATCTGGCTTCCCTGTGATTGATGATGACTGGCATTTG GTTGGTGTTGTTTCTGATTATGACCTGTTGGCCCTCGACTCCATATCAG GTGGTGGTCAAAATGACATAGACATATTTCCTGATGTTGATAGTTCATGGAAG GCATTTAATAGAATCCAGAGGCTGCTGAATAAGACACACGGCAAAGTGATCGGCGACCTGATGACACCTGCACCTCTAGTTGTCCGTGAAACCACAAACCTCGAAGATGCTGCACG GTTGTTGCTGGAAACAAAATACCGCCGACTGCCTGTAGTAGATAGCAACGGGAAACTT ATTGGACTCATCACTAGGGGAAACGTGGTTAGTGCCGCATTGCAGATAAAACGAGCCATTGAACGAGAGCAATCCTCGTAA
- the LOC116195645 gene encoding polyadenylate-binding protein 2-like, whose amino-acid sequence MAQVQVPAQTPAQAQAQAQAQGANGGAFSTTSLYVGDLDFNVTDSQLYDLFNQVGQVVSVRVCRDLTTRRSLGYGYVNYSNPADAARALDMLNFTPINEKPIRIMYSHRDPSIRKSGAGNIFIKNLDKSIDNKSLHDTFSVFGNILSCKVATDSSGQSKGYGFVQYDNEESAQKAIEKLNGMLLNDKQVFVGPFLRKQERESVSEKTKFNNVYVKNLSEATTEDDLNKIFGEFGAITSVVVMRDADGKSKCFGFVNFESADDAARAVDALNGNKFDDKEWYVGKAQKKSEREVELKHKFEQTMKEAADKFQGANLYIKNLDDSIDDEKLKELFSPFGTITSYKVMRDPNGISRGSGFVAFSTPEEASKALSEMLGKMVVSKPIYVAHAQRKEDRRARLQAQFSQMRPVTMAPSVGPRIPIYPPGAPGMGHQLFYGQGPPVLPPQPGFGYQQQLVPGMRPGAAPMPNFMVPMVQQGQQGQRPGGRRAGVVQQNQQPMPVMPQQMVPRGRVYRYPPGRGMPDIPMTGVAGGMMSMPYDMGVMPMRETSMSQPVPIGALASALANATPDQQRTMLGENLYPLVEQLEPEAAAKVTGMLLEMDQPEVLHLLESPEALKAKVAEAMEVLRNVAQQQAGAAADQLGSLSLE is encoded by the exons ATGGCGCAGGTTCAGGTTCCAGCTCAGACTCCGGCTCAGGCTCAGGCTCAGGCTCAGGCTCAGGGTGCGAATGGTGGTGCCTTCTCGACGACGTCTCTCTACGTCGGGGACCTCGACTTCAACGTCACCGACTCCCAGCTGTACGATCTGTTCAATCAGGTCGGCCAGGTGGTCTCTGTTCGGGTCTGTAGGGATTTGACCACCCGCCGCTCGCTTGGCTATGGCTATGTTAACTACAGCAACCCCGCTGATG CTGCTAGGGCACTGGACATGCTGAACTTCACTCCTATCAATGAGAAGCCGATTAGGATTATGTATTCTCACCGTGACCCGAGTATCCGCAAGAGTGGTGCTGGCAACATTTTTATCAAG AATCTTGACAAGTCAATTGACAACAAGTCATTGCATGATACATTTTCTGTTTTCGGGAATATTCTGTCTTGCAAAGTTGCCACAGATTCCTCCGGCCAGTCTAAGGGCTACGGCTTTGTACAGTATGATAATGAAGAATCAGCCCAGAAGGCCATAGAGAAGCTGAATGGAATGTTATTGAATGATAAACAAGTTTTTGTGGGACCTTTCCTCCGCAAGCAGGAAAGAGAATCTGTATCTGAAAAGACAAAGTTCAACAATGTCTATGTGAAAAATCTCTCTGAGGCAACAACGGAGGATGACTTGAACAAGATTTTTGGAGAGTTTGGAGCTATTACTAGTGTTGTTGTGATGAGAGATGCTGATGGGAAGTCAAAATGTTTTGGATTTGTCAACTTTGAGAGTGCAGATGATGCTGCTAGGGCTGTGGATGCTCTAAATGGGAATAAATTTGATGATAAAGAGTGGTATGTTGGGAAAGCTCAGAAGAAATCTGAAAGGGAGGTCGAACTGAAGCATAAATTTGAGCAGACTATGAAGGAGGCAGCTGACAAATTTCAAGGAGCTAACTTATATATCAAGAATTTAGATGACAGCATAGATGATGAAAAACTGAAGGAGCTGTTCTCTCCTTTTGGTACCATCACATCTTACAAG GTTATGCGAGATCCTAATGGCATAAGCAGAGGATCAGGTTTTGTTGCATTCTCAACTCCTGAGGAGGCATCAAAAGCT CTCTCGGAGATGCTGGGTAAAATGGTGGTGAGCAAGCCAATATATGTTGCACATGCACAGCGAAAGGAAGATAGAAGAGCCAGATTGCAG GCTCAATTTTCTCAAATGCGGCCAGTTACAATGGCACCTTCTGTCGGCCCCCGCATTCCAATTTATCCCCCTGGAGCTCCAGGCATGGGGCATCAGCTGTTCTATGGTCAAGGTCCACCTGTGCTTCCACCCCAG CCTGGGTTTGGTTATCAGCAGCAACTCGTTCCAGGTATGAGGCCTGGTGCAGCTCCCATGCCAAACTTCATGGTGCCGATGGTCCAACAGGGTCAGCAGGGTCAGCGTCCAGGTGGAAGACGCGCAGGGGTGGTGCAGCAGAACCAGCAACCTATGCCGGTGATGCCACAGCAG ATGGTTCCTAGGGGCAGAGTATACCGTTACCCCCCAGGACGTGGAATGCCCGATATCCCAATGACTGGTGTAGCTGGTGGAATGATGTCCATGCCATATGATATGGGTGTCATGCCGATGCGTGAGACGTCTATGTCTCAGCCTGTTCCTATTGGAGCTTTGGCTAGTGCACTTGCGAATGCCACTCCGGATCAGCAGCGGACA ATGCTGGGTGAGAATCTCTACCCACTTGTTGAACAACTCGAGCCTGAAGCGGCTGCCAAGGTCACAGGGATGCTGCTCGAGATGGACCAGCCTGAGGTTCTCCACCTGCTCGAGTCTCCGGAGGCCCTGAAAGCCAAGGTGGCCGAGGCAATGGAGGTTCTGAGGAATGTGGCGCAGCAGCAGGCTGGAGCTGCTGCTGATCAGCTCGGCTCTCTGTCCCTGGAGTGA
- the LOC116197269 gene encoding CBS domain-containing protein CBSX1, chloroplastic-like isoform X2, with translation MQRNGTYTVGDFMTKKEDLIVVKTTTGVDEALETIVEKRISGFPVIDDDWHLVGVVSDYDLLALDSISGGGQNDIDIFPDVDSSWKAFNRIQRLLNKTHGKVIGDLMTPAPLVVRETTNLEDAARLLLETKYRRLPVVDSNGKLIGLITRGNVVSAALQIKRAIEREQSS, from the exons ATG CAACGGAATGGGACTTATACAGTGGGCGATTTCATGACTAAAAAGGAGGATTTAATTGTCGTGAAGACGACGACTGGTGTTGACGAAG CTTTGGAGACCATTGTGGAGAAGAGAATATCTGGCTTCCCTGTGATTGATGATGACTGGCATTTG GTTGGTGTTGTTTCTGATTATGACCTGTTGGCCCTCGACTCCATATCAG GTGGTGGTCAAAATGACATAGACATATTTCCTGATGTTGATAGTTCATGGAAG GCATTTAATAGAATCCAGAGGCTGCTGAATAAGACACACGGCAAAGTGATCGGCGACCTGATGACACCTGCACCTCTAGTTGTCCGTGAAACCACAAACCTCGAAGATGCTGCACG GTTGTTGCTGGAAACAAAATACCGCCGACTGCCTGTAGTAGATAGCAACGGGAAACTT ATTGGACTCATCACTAGGGGAAACGTGGTTAGTGCCGCATTGCAGATAAAACGAGCCATTGAACGAGAGCAATCCTCGTAA
- the LOC116197269 gene encoding CBS domain-containing protein CBSX2, chloroplastic-like isoform X1: protein MGSFSFTNSLSSIQISGVYSFCGSNLHHHQNQLLLPCAHLSSRRRTPPGSADLALRRRGCGSLSSLSAAGAHFTNSVPQRNGTYTVGDFMTKKEDLIVVKTTTGVDEALETIVEKRISGFPVIDDDWHLVGVVSDYDLLALDSISGGGQNDIDIFPDVDSSWKAFNRIQRLLNKTHGKVIGDLMTPAPLVVRETTNLEDAARLLLETKYRRLPVVDSNGKLIGLITRGNVVSAALQIKRAIEREQSS, encoded by the exons atggGTTCCTTCTCCTTTACGAATTCTCTCAGCTCTATCCAGATTTCCGGGGTTTACTCGTTCTGCGGTAGTAATCTACACCACCATCAAAACCAGTTGCTTCTTCCCTGCGCTCATCTATCCAGCCGGAGAAGAACGCCTCCCGGCTCCGCCGACCTTGCCCTGAGACGGCGCGGTTGCGGCAGCTtgtcctctctctctgctgCCGGAGCTCACTTCACAAACTCTGTTCCG CAACGGAATGGGACTTATACAGTGGGCGATTTCATGACTAAAAAGGAGGATTTAATTGTCGTGAAGACGACGACTGGTGTTGACGAAG CTTTGGAGACCATTGTGGAGAAGAGAATATCTGGCTTCCCTGTGATTGATGATGACTGGCATTTG GTTGGTGTTGTTTCTGATTATGACCTGTTGGCCCTCGACTCCATATCAG GTGGTGGTCAAAATGACATAGACATATTTCCTGATGTTGATAGTTCATGGAAG GCATTTAATAGAATCCAGAGGCTGCTGAATAAGACACACGGCAAAGTGATCGGCGACCTGATGACACCTGCACCTCTAGTTGTCCGTGAAACCACAAACCTCGAAGATGCTGCACG GTTGTTGCTGGAAACAAAATACCGCCGACTGCCTGTAGTAGATAGCAACGGGAAACTT ATTGGACTCATCACTAGGGGAAACGTGGTTAGTGCCGCATTGCAGATAAAACGAGCCATTGAACGAGAGCAATCCTCGTAA